A region from the Nonlabens sp. YIK11 genome encodes:
- a CDS encoding SusE domain-containing protein — translation MKKVYSLLMGLAIIASVASCSEDEEQFTLDTNQTGNLTLSPQSSSFVVTETNQNQLAERFNWDGIELDLPVALTYSVQLDNADGDYSAPVIIAQSSGVDAALTYGQINDAALSLGGENGTPALYKARVVASTTDSSVAPIVSDDVSITITPFVGYPFDPLFLVGAATEPGWDNGSGNNKTNPALYIDLDNNNVYRYTGYFNGDAFKVLSDLGNWQPQYGPRNGAVGVNDGNGSDPDVFSVPSAGYYDFVIDVTGVTNDSEGSSSFSITPNADAATAPTYTSIGILGDAFPDNGFGGPDINFTQSTFDPHKWVIRNLEMGSGDVKFRANDAWDVNWGDDRNSYVGQASMNGPNIPATAGTYDVFFNDLDGRFIFVPVEE, via the coding sequence ATGAAAAAAGTATATAGTTTATTAATGGGCCTTGCGATTATTGCAAGCGTCGCATCCTGTTCTGAAGATGAAGAGCAGTTTACCCTTGACACAAACCAGACTGGTAATCTTACCTTGTCACCACAATCTTCTTCTTTTGTGGTTACTGAGACTAACCAAAATCAATTGGCAGAGCGCTTCAATTGGGACGGTATTGAATTGGATTTACCAGTCGCATTGACCTATTCAGTACAATTGGATAATGCAGATGGCGATTATTCGGCACCAGTAATTATCGCACAATCATCTGGCGTGGACGCTGCATTGACATATGGTCAAATCAACGATGCGGCTTTGAGTCTAGGAGGTGAGAACGGTACACCAGCTTTATATAAAGCAAGAGTGGTGGCATCAACAACAGATTCAAGTGTGGCGCCTATCGTCTCTGACGATGTTTCCATAACAATCACTCCATTTGTAGGATATCCTTTTGACCCGTTGTTTCTTGTAGGTGCAGCGACAGAACCAGGATGGGACAATGGATCTGGAAACAATAAAACCAATCCAGCTCTATATATCGATCTTGACAACAACAATGTTTACAGATACACTGGTTATTTCAATGGTGATGCTTTCAAAGTATTATCTGATTTAGGGAACTGGCAGCCACAATACGGGCCTAGAAATGGTGCTGTAGGTGTAAACGACGGTAATGGTAGTGACCCAGATGTATTTTCGGTACCATCAGCTGGATATTATGATTTTGTAATTGACGTTACTGGAGTAACTAATGATTCTGAAGGTAGCTCAAGCTTCTCTATCACTCCTAATGCTGACGCTGCCACAGCGCCTACATACACCAGTATTGGTATCTTGGGAGATGCTTTTCCGGACAACGGTTTTGGTGGTCCAGACATCAACTTCACACAATCTACATTTGATCCACACAAATGGGTAATCAGAAATCTAGAAATGGGAAGCGGTGATGTTAAGTTTAGAGCTAATGATGCATGGGACGTAAACTGGGGTGATGATCGCAATAGCTACGTAGGTCAAGCATCTATGAACGGTCCTAATATCCCAGCAACTGCTGGAACTTATGACGTATTTTTTAATGACTTGGATGGTAGGTTCATCTTTGTCCCAGTTGAAGAATAA
- a CDS encoding NADP-dependent oxidoreductase translates to MKTILLKNRPKGKPQTSDFEFTESEKPVPQDGEVLLETKYVSVDPYLRGRMRDEKSYIEPFKLNEPVESAVVAEVVESKNEKFKKGDFLTGMLQWKKFQTNTGKGLRKVDKDNASLSAYLGVLGLTGLTAYFGLKRIGELKEGETLLVSGAAGAVGTVVGQIGKIMGCTVVGIAGTDEKVTMLTDEYGFDAAINYSKTDDMTVAIKKAAPNGIDVYFDNVGSYTLDAAMNNINRFGRVVNCGAISLYNETEQPTGPRLETTIVKKSIKMQGFIVRNFEEDFQEGIQQLGSWLQEGKLKHEETIVDGFEKIPQAFIDLFDGKNKGKMVVKV, encoded by the coding sequence ATGAAAACAATACTTTTAAAAAATAGACCAAAGGGAAAACCACAAACATCTGATTTTGAATTCACAGAATCTGAAAAGCCTGTCCCACAGGATGGTGAGGTATTGCTGGAGACAAAATATGTGTCGGTAGATCCTTATTTAAGAGGACGCATGCGCGATGAGAAGTCCTATATAGAGCCCTTCAAGTTGAACGAGCCAGTGGAATCTGCCGTGGTAGCTGAGGTTGTGGAAAGCAAAAACGAGAAATTCAAAAAAGGTGATTTTCTAACGGGAATGCTACAATGGAAAAAATTCCAAACCAATACAGGCAAAGGATTGCGTAAGGTCGATAAAGACAACGCATCGTTAAGTGCTTACCTGGGTGTTTTAGGTTTGACGGGTTTGACCGCATACTTTGGCCTCAAAAGAATAGGAGAGCTTAAGGAAGGTGAAACTCTACTTGTTTCTGGTGCTGCCGGTGCGGTAGGTACCGTAGTTGGACAAATAGGAAAAATAATGGGATGCACCGTTGTAGGAATTGCAGGAACTGATGAAAAGGTCACCATGCTTACCGACGAATACGGATTTGACGCAGCCATCAATTATTCCAAAACTGATGATATGACAGTTGCCATCAAAAAGGCCGCTCCTAATGGTATTGATGTCTATTTTGACAACGTAGGTAGCTATACGCTGGATGCCGCCATGAATAACATCAACCGATTTGGTAGAGTCGTGAATTGCGGAGCCATCTCGTTATACAATGAAACGGAGCAGCCCACAGGACCGCGATTGGAAACCACCATAGTGAAGAAGAGTATCAAGATGCAAGGTTTTATCGTGCGCAATTTTGAAGAAGATTTTCAGGAAGGAATACAGCAATTGGGAAGCTGGCTGCAAGAAGGAAAATTAAAGCACGAAGAGACTATCGTCGATGGTTTTGAAAAGATACCTCAGGCATTTATCGATCTTTTTGATGGCAAAAACAAAGGTAAAATGGTAGTGAAAGTCTAA
- a CDS encoding DUF58 domain-containing protein, which produces MDLQRELNKTSGFKNLALLASQVVEGYISGMHKSPFHGFSAEFAEHKIYNQGESTRHIDWKLYAKTDKYYTKKYDEETNLRCHLIVDNSASMHYPEVKKQELGSLNKIGYATLAAASIMNLLKKQRDAVGLSVYSNSYEYYAPEKGSDRHHAMLLDQLNSISVEKGTQKSTDTYNYLHEIAENIKRRSLIILFTDMFQNDRQEEELFEALRHLKYNKHDVVLFHTYDSDTEVDFDFENRPTRFIDVESGDHINVYADNVKQSYKEAVGLYFEQLRIKCGQYRIKYMPVDIQKDFNVILTTFLLERQLFK; this is translated from the coding sequence ATGGATCTTCAAAGAGAACTGAATAAAACATCTGGATTTAAAAACCTCGCTTTGCTCGCCAGTCAGGTGGTAGAAGGTTACATAAGCGGTATGCATAAATCGCCTTTTCATGGCTTTAGTGCAGAGTTTGCTGAACATAAGATTTATAACCAAGGTGAAAGTACCAGACACATCGACTGGAAACTTTATGCTAAGACCGATAAATACTACACTAAAAAATATGATGAGGAAACCAATCTAAGGTGTCACCTGATCGTTGATAATAGTGCTTCCATGCATTATCCTGAAGTTAAGAAGCAGGAGTTGGGAAGTTTGAATAAAATAGGATACGCAACCCTTGCAGCAGCAAGTATCATGAATCTGCTCAAGAAGCAACGCGACGCCGTTGGTTTGAGTGTTTATTCTAATTCATATGAGTACTATGCACCAGAAAAAGGTAGTGATCGCCACCATGCTATGTTGTTGGATCAGCTTAACTCCATAAGCGTGGAAAAGGGCACCCAAAAATCCACAGATACCTATAACTATCTACACGAGATTGCTGAAAACATTAAAAGAAGATCCCTTATCATTCTTTTTACGGATATGTTTCAAAATGATAGGCAGGAAGAAGAGCTTTTTGAAGCGTTGCGACACTTGAAATACAATAAGCATGACGTGGTGTTATTCCACACCTACGATAGCGATACCGAAGTTGATTTTGATTTTGAAAACAGACCTACTCGTTTTATTGATGTTGAGTCTGGAGATCACATCAATGTATATGCAGATAATGTGAAACAAAGCTATAAAGAAGCAGTAGGTCTTTATTTTGAGCAGCTCAGAATCAAGTGCGGTCAGTATAGGATCAAATATATGCCTGTAGACATTCAAAAAGACTTCAATGTGATTTTGACTACATTTTTATTGGAGCGTCAACTTTTCAAATAA
- a CDS encoding alpha-amylase family glycosyl hydrolase, with translation MKFRMLLTALLVFAFAKAQSPVTTVPATPTQTDAVKLVFNAVGTDLENSTTDLYAYTGLTINGERFQNIIVDDFFENNGAPKFTKTGANTYELDITPSINEFYNVQQGDVVTEIFLVVRNSNGSRQTRPDIFLPVFEPGLNALITSPERNTIFEVNQSTTITAESSQSADLTLSVNGNQIAAVTGTSISSSYTFPATGNYTFEFAATTASETATNSISVFVPNETVNKPRPTGLKNGVNENADGSVTFLLAAPLKSDAVLIGSFTNWDLNTDFQMNKDGDYFWITVPASNFTANTSFQYQYLIDYDIRIADPFSTLILDPFNDSFISDSNYPNLPEYPTGLTVNDVTLYTYQATPYNWTVTDFQRPDNENLVIYELLVRDFSEDDSYQSIIDNIDYIVDLGVNAVEFMPLNEFEGNDSWGYNPKFHGALDKAYGPPAKLKELIDLLHANGIAAIVDVVYNHSFGQSPLVQMWPDGGGFNAGPTNPYLNQNARHPFNVGTDFNHESPWTKQYVKQTMQYFLDEYKFDGFRFDLSKGFTQTNTGNDVGAWGRRDDSRIAILNEYKSFLLANNDDDIYLILEHLSDNEEEKILADSGFMLWGKMSEEYKQNSLGYSSNSSLQRAYFTSRGFNEQHLVSYAESHDEERIMYETLRNGNNAFSNYQVRSLPVALDRQEAIAAIQYSIPGPKMLWQFGELGYDISINASASNPTCTTCRTDRKPVPFTNGYASDAQRLDLYEKTSEMIKLKVKYPETFNNTNNFLEVSGGLVKRIELRGPEFDAIVLANFDVTPKQIAPKYTKTGTWYDYFEGTSSNVTNQNATVSIPAGGYKIFTSKEINTTASSGDTTGTVSNIQLYPNPTQDTFEFNVPVKKVIVRSITGQTVKIFDEMQARYDVSNLVTGMYIIDAYDLENNRSSIKLIKN, from the coding sequence ATGAAATTTAGAATGTTACTCACTGCTCTATTGGTATTCGCTTTCGCGAAAGCGCAATCACCAGTAACAACAGTACCCGCGACACCAACCCAAACAGACGCTGTAAAGCTAGTGTTCAATGCGGTAGGAACTGATCTTGAAAACTCCACTACAGACTTATATGCTTACACTGGGCTCACCATTAATGGGGAAAGGTTCCAGAATATTATAGTGGACGATTTTTTTGAAAATAATGGCGCACCTAAATTCACAAAGACCGGTGCAAACACCTACGAACTTGATATTACCCCAAGTATTAATGAGTTTTATAATGTCCAGCAAGGTGATGTCGTAACAGAGATTTTCTTGGTGGTAAGAAATTCCAATGGCTCGCGCCAGACAAGGCCAGATATCTTTTTGCCTGTTTTTGAACCAGGTTTGAATGCCTTGATTACCTCACCAGAGAGAAATACTATTTTTGAGGTCAATCAATCTACCACCATAACCGCAGAGAGTTCTCAATCAGCAGACTTGACATTGAGTGTGAACGGTAACCAGATTGCTGCGGTAACTGGAACATCCATTTCTAGCTCCTATACTTTTCCTGCTACTGGAAATTACACTTTTGAATTCGCTGCCACGACTGCAAGTGAAACAGCGACCAATTCTATTAGTGTATTTGTTCCTAATGAAACGGTAAATAAACCAAGACCTACTGGTCTAAAAAATGGAGTTAATGAAAATGCAGATGGAAGCGTGACGTTTTTACTTGCAGCACCACTTAAAAGTGATGCGGTTCTTATAGGTAGTTTTACCAATTGGGATTTGAATACGGACTTTCAAATGAATAAGGATGGTGACTATTTTTGGATTACAGTGCCTGCGAGCAACTTTACCGCAAACACTTCTTTTCAGTACCAATATCTCATCGATTATGACATTAGAATAGCAGACCCTTTTAGCACGTTGATCTTGGATCCATTTAATGATTCCTTTATTAGCGATAGTAATTATCCCAACCTTCCAGAATATCCCACTGGATTAACGGTAAATGACGTGACTTTGTACACTTATCAAGCCACACCCTACAACTGGACAGTCACTGATTTTCAAAGACCTGATAATGAAAACTTAGTGATTTATGAATTACTGGTGCGTGACTTTTCAGAAGATGATAGTTATCAATCCATCATTGACAACATTGACTATATCGTGGACTTAGGGGTAAATGCTGTAGAGTTCATGCCTCTTAACGAGTTTGAAGGCAATGATAGTTGGGGTTATAATCCTAAGTTTCATGGTGCACTAGACAAAGCGTACGGACCGCCAGCAAAATTGAAGGAATTGATTGATCTTTTACATGCTAATGGTATTGCCGCTATTGTAGATGTGGTTTACAACCATTCTTTTGGACAAAGTCCATTGGTACAAATGTGGCCAGATGGCGGTGGCTTTAATGCTGGACCAACCAACCCATATCTTAATCAAAATGCAAGACACCCATTCAATGTAGGTACAGACTTCAACCATGAAAGTCCATGGACCAAACAATACGTTAAGCAAACCATGCAATATTTTCTAGATGAGTATAAGTTTGACGGATTTAGGTTTGATCTTTCTAAGGGTTTTACGCAAACGAATACCGGCAATGATGTTGGCGCTTGGGGACGTCGTGATGATTCCAGAATCGCTATTTTAAATGAGTATAAGTCTTTCCTGCTAGCAAACAATGATGATGATATCTACCTCATTCTAGAACACTTATCTGATAACGAAGAAGAGAAGATATTAGCAGATTCCGGATTTATGTTATGGGGGAAAATGAGTGAAGAGTACAAGCAGAACTCATTAGGTTACTCCAGTAATTCAAGCTTACAAAGGGCTTATTTCACATCTCGTGGATTCAATGAGCAGCACCTAGTTTCTTATGCAGAGAGTCATGATGAAGAACGCATCATGTACGAAACCTTAAGAAACGGTAACAATGCCTTCTCGAACTATCAAGTTCGCAGTTTGCCTGTAGCATTAGACAGACAAGAAGCCATTGCTGCCATTCAGTACAGTATTCCAGGACCTAAAATGCTATGGCAATTTGGAGAATTAGGCTATGATATTTCTATTAATGCTAGTGCTTCAAACCCAACTTGTACCACTTGTCGTACCGATAGAAAACCTGTTCCTTTTACTAATGGCTATGCATCTGATGCACAGCGATTGGATTTGTATGAGAAGACCAGCGAAATGATCAAGTTAAAAGTGAAATATCCAGAGACCTTCAACAATACGAACAACTTCTTGGAAGTGAGTGGAGGCCTGGTGAAGCGCATTGAGCTAAGAGGTCCTGAATTTGATGCTATCGTGCTAGCAAACTTTGACGTAACGCCAAAGCAGATCGCTCCTAAGTATACTAAAACGGGAACTTGGTACGATTATTTTGAAGGAACCAGCTCTAACGTGACCAATCAAAATGCGACCGTAAGTATTCCTGCTGGTGGTTATAAAATCTTTACCAGCAAGGAGATCAATACCACGGCAAGCAGTGGTGATACAACAGGAACTGTATCTAACATACAACTGTATCCTAATCCTACTCAAGACACATTTGAATTCAATGTGCCTGTTAAGAAAGTGATAGTAAGATCTATCACGGGACAGACCGTAAAAATCTTTGATGAGATGCAGGCTCGTTACGATGTTTCAAATCTGGTTACTGGAATGTATATTATTGATGCGTATGACCTAGAGAATAACCGTTCGTCGATAAAATTGATTAAAAACTAA